In Nonomuraea sp. NBC_00507, the following are encoded in one genomic region:
- a CDS encoding ARPP-2 domain-containing protein yields the protein MIDLTGLDTRPAQTWGAMRLVPLVRREPIEDLRLHAKVYGDEPSVVFLPDKTVYTSYVPHAFVASWTGDGTPAAAYGTQLGQPLRHMCIRTRRRMARRVDTNRLRFLPLHLAVEGFLALHFGGPVIAWEEWSRHAIAHGLSARAEDAYTGAEVRGLDDALKVFEIYPGQCGLLLYAGDTLASAFVVPHPEDYRALHPTLIRDLYGELVYEYALFYPARDFPAVIDETTVSSLADLRAQALLREREWADFHGSVMAARLLQAPAHVEEVYRLGRFTLSRFLPAFERKSENHIGETIIDGDGRLAYLKTFRLSEAQSRRGHLLSKLAEHGWSLPETAAALGTDAAALGMRLKGAGFGHLLRQDVLDGYRKAVNGNRRTRRGGGTSPPA from the coding sequence ATGATCGATCTCACCGGTCTCGACACGCGGCCCGCGCAGACCTGGGGTGCGATGCGGCTGGTGCCGCTCGTGCGCCGCGAGCCCATCGAGGACCTGCGGCTGCACGCCAAGGTCTACGGTGACGAGCCGTCCGTGGTGTTCCTGCCCGACAAGACCGTCTACACGTCGTACGTCCCCCACGCCTTCGTCGCGTCGTGGACCGGCGACGGCACCCCGGCGGCGGCGTACGGCACCCAGCTCGGCCAGCCGCTGCGCCACATGTGCATCAGGACCCGGCGCAGGATGGCCCGCCGGGTGGACACGAACCGGCTCAGGTTCCTGCCGCTGCACCTGGCGGTGGAGGGTTTCCTCGCGCTGCACTTCGGCGGCCCCGTGATCGCCTGGGAGGAGTGGTCGCGCCACGCGATCGCGCACGGCCTGTCGGCACGCGCCGAGGACGCCTACACAGGCGCCGAGGTACGCGGGCTCGACGACGCGCTCAAGGTGTTCGAGATCTACCCGGGGCAGTGCGGGCTGCTGCTGTACGCGGGCGACACGCTGGCCAGCGCCTTCGTGGTGCCGCACCCGGAGGACTACCGGGCGCTGCACCCCACCCTCATCAGGGACCTGTACGGCGAGCTGGTCTACGAGTACGCGCTCTTCTACCCGGCCAGGGACTTCCCCGCCGTCATCGACGAGACCACGGTCTCCTCCCTGGCCGATCTGCGGGCCCAGGCCCTGCTGCGGGAGCGCGAGTGGGCCGACTTCCACGGCTCGGTCATGGCCGCCCGTCTCCTCCAGGCCCCCGCGCACGTGGAGGAGGTCTACCGGCTCGGCCGGTTCACGCTGAGCCGTTTTCTGCCGGCGTTCGAGCGGAAGAGTGAGAACCACATCGGCGAGACGATCATCGATGGGGACGGGCGGCTGGCGTACCTGAAGACGTTCCGTCTTTCGGAGGCGCAGAGCCGGCGCGGCCACCTGCTGAGCAAGCTGGCCGAGCACGGTTGGAGCCTGCCCGAGACCGCCGCCGCGCTCGGGACCGACGCGGCGGCACTGGGGATGCGGCTGAAGGGGGCCGGGTTCGGGCATTTGCTGCGGCAGGACGTCCTGGACGGCTACCGCAAGGCGGTCAATGGCAACCGGCGTACTCGTCGAGGCGGCGGAACATCGCCGCCAGCATGA
- a CDS encoding phosphatidylinositol-specific phospholipase C/glycerophosphodiester phosphodiesterase family protein, translating to MLRRVLGVLAAAGAVLLTALPAAAAGGAEPLHRAHAHNDYEHERPLLDALDHGFTSVEADIYLVEGELRVGHDPEDLRPGRTLQSLYLDPLAQRVRQGHGHVFPGSRQQLQLLVDIKNNGAATYTELDKVLASYRKMLTTYHKGQVKPGAITVVISGDRPRDLMAAQERRYAFYDGRMADLGQGNPALIPLISDNWTRHFTWLGEGEMPAAERDKLRQIVATAHRDGQRVRFWATPDAAGPARDALWRELIAADVDHINTDDLAGLQQFLRAHDSERAAA from the coding sequence ATGTTGCGTCGAGTCCTGGGTGTGCTGGCCGCCGCCGGAGCCGTTCTGCTGACGGCCCTTCCCGCCGCGGCGGCCGGCGGCGCCGAGCCCCTTCACCGGGCGCACGCCCATAACGACTACGAGCACGAACGGCCGCTCCTGGACGCCCTCGACCACGGGTTCACCAGCGTCGAGGCGGACATCTACCTGGTGGAGGGCGAGCTGCGCGTCGGTCACGACCCGGAGGACCTGCGGCCGGGCCGCACGCTCCAGTCGCTCTACCTCGACCCGCTGGCCCAGCGCGTACGCCAGGGCCACGGGCACGTCTTCCCGGGCAGCCGCCAGCAGCTCCAGCTCCTGGTGGACATCAAGAACAACGGCGCGGCCACGTACACCGAGCTCGACAAGGTGCTGGCGTCCTACCGGAAGATGCTCACCACTTACCACAAGGGCCAGGTGAAGCCGGGTGCGATCACCGTGGTCATCAGCGGGGACCGGCCGCGTGACCTCATGGCCGCCCAGGAGCGGCGCTACGCCTTCTACGACGGGCGCATGGCCGACCTCGGCCAGGGTAACCCGGCCCTGATCCCGCTGATCAGCGACAACTGGACGAGGCACTTCACCTGGCTCGGCGAGGGTGAGATGCCGGCCGCCGAGCGGGACAAGCTGCGGCAGATCGTGGCCACCGCGCACCGCGACGGGCAGCGGGTGCGGTTCTGGGCCACCCCGGACGCGGCCGGTCCGGCCCGGGATGCCCTCTGGCGTGAGCTGATCGCGGCGGACGTGGACCACATCAACACCGACGATCTGGCGGGGCTCCAGCAGTTCCTGCGCGCGCACGACAGCGAGCGCGCGGCCGCGTAA